In Camelus bactrianus isolate YW-2024 breed Bactrian camel chromosome 18, ASM4877302v1, whole genome shotgun sequence, one DNA window encodes the following:
- the TBC1D24 gene encoding TBC1 domain family member 24 isoform X2 — translation MDSPGYNCFVDKNKMDTAIQDLGPKELSCTELQELKQLARQGYWARSYALRGKVYQRLIRDIPCRTVTPDASVYSDIVGKIVGKHSSGSLPLPEFVDNTQVPSYCLNTRGEGAVRKILLCIANQFPDISFCPALPAVVALLLHYSIDEAECFEKACRILACNDPSKKLIDQSFLAFESSCMTFGDLVNKYCQAAHKLMVAVSEDVLQVYADWQRWLFGELPLSYFARVFDVFLVEGYKVLYRVALAILKFFHKVRAGQLLESDNVKQDIRTFVKDIAKTVSPEKLLEKAFAIRLFSRKEIQLLQMANEKALKQKGITVKQKRQFVHLAVHAENFHSEIVSVKEMRDIWSWVPERFALCQPLLLFSSLQHGYSLTRFYFQCEGHEPTLLLIKTTQKEVCGAYLSTDWSERNKFGGKLGFFGTGECFVFRLQPEVQRYEWVVIKHPELTRPVSVEPTTTLSSLCHSTSSDPADRLSPFLAARHFNLPSKTESLFMAGGNDCLIIGGGGGQALYIDGDLNRGRTGHCDTFNNQPLCSENFLIAAVEAWGFQDPDTQ, via the exons ATGGACTCCCCAGGGTACAACTGCTTTGTGGACAAAAACAAGATGGACACCGCCATCCAGGACCTGGGGCCCAAGGAGCTGAGCTGCACCGAACTGCAGGAGCTGAAGCAGCTGGCGCGCCAGGGCTACTGGGCCCGCAGCTACGCCCTACGGGGAAAGGTGTACCAGCGCCTGATCCGGGACATCCCTTGCCGCACAGTCACCCCCGATGCCAGTGTGTACAGTGACATTGTTGGTAAGATCGTGGGCAAGCACAGCAGTGGCAGCCTGCCTTTGCCTGAGTTTGTGGACAACACGCAGGTGCCCAGCTACTGCCTGAACACGCGGGGCGAGGGCGCTGTGCGTAAGATCCTGCTGTGCATCGCCAACCAGTTCCCGGACATCTCCTTCTGTCCTGCCCTGCCTGCGGTCGTGGCCCTGCTGCTCCACTACAGCATCGACGAGGCCGAGTGCTTCGAGAAGGCCTGCCGCATCTTGGCCTGCAACGACCCCAGCAAGAAGCTGATTGACCAGAGCTTCCTGGCCTTCGAGTCTTCCTGCATGACATTCGGGGACCTGGTGAACAAGTACTGCCAGGCAGCCCACAAGCTGATGGTGGCTGTGTCCGAGGACGTCCTGCAGGTATACGCGGACTGGCAGCGCTGGCTGTTTGGGGAGCTGCCCCTCAGCTACTTTGCTCGCGTCTTTGACGTCTTCCTGGTGGAAGGTTACAAGGTGCTGTATCGCGTCGCACTGGCCATCCTCAAATTCTTCCACAAGGTGAGAGCTGGGCAGCTGCTCGAGTCAGACAACGTGAAGCAGGACATCCGCACCTTTGTCAAGGACATTGCCAAGACTGTGTCTCCTGAGAAGCTGCTGGAGAAAGCATTTGCCATCCGCCTCTTCTCTCGGAAGGAGATTCAGCTCCTGCAGATGGCCAATGAGAAAGCTCTGAAGCAGAAGGGCATCACTGTCAAGCAGAAGAG GCAGTTTGTGCACCTGGCTGTTCACGCGGAGAACTTCCACTCGGAGATTGTTAGCGTGAAGGAGATGAGAGACATCTGGTCGTGGGTCCCTGAGCGGTTCGCCCTCTGCCAGCCCCTCCTGCTCTTCTCCTCACTGCAGCACGGGTACAGCTTGACCAG GTTCTATTTCCAGTGTGAAGGACATGAGCCCACCCTCCTGCTCATCAAGACCACGCaaaaggag GTGTGTGGAGCTTACCTGTCAACAGACTGGAGTGAGAGGAATAAGTTTGGAGGCAAACTGGGCTTCTTTGGGACCGGAGAATGCTTCGTGTTTAGG CTGCAGCCCGAGGTCCAACGCTATGAGTGGGTGGTCATCAAACACCCGGAGCTGACCAGGCCCGTGTCCGTGGAACCCACCACCACTCTTTCCTCACTCTGCCACTCCACGTCCTCAgaccctgctgaccgcctctcacCATTCCTGGCTGCTCGGCACTTCAACCTGCCCTCCAAGACTGAGTCCTTGTTCATGGCCGGGGGCAACGATTGCCTCATCATAG GTGGAGGGGGCGGCCAGGCGCTGTACATCGATGGGGACCTGAACCGGGGCCGCACCGGCCACTGCGACACGTTCAACAACCAGCCGCTGTGCTCTGAGAACTTCCTCATCGCTGCTGTGGAAGCCTGGGGCTTCCAAGACCCCGACACTCAGTGA
- the TBC1D24 gene encoding TBC1 domain family member 24 isoform X1, whose product MDSPGYNCFVDKNKMDTAIQDLGPKELSCTELQELKQLARQGYWARSYALRGKVYQRLIRDIPCRTVTPDASVYSDIVGKIVGKHSSGSLPLPEFVDNTQVPSYCLNTRGEGAVRKILLCIANQFPDISFCPALPAVVALLLHYSIDEAECFEKACRILACNDPSKKLIDQSFLAFESSCMTFGDLVNKYCQAAHKLMVAVSEDVLQVYADWQRWLFGELPLSYFARVFDVFLVEGYKVLYRVALAILKFFHKVRAGQLLESDNVKQDIRTFVKDIAKTVSPEKLLEKAFAIRLFSRKEIQLLQMANEKALKQKGITVKQKSVSLSKRQFVHLAVHAENFHSEIVSVKEMRDIWSWVPERFALCQPLLLFSSLQHGYSLTRFYFQCEGHEPTLLLIKTTQKEVCGAYLSTDWSERNKFGGKLGFFGTGECFVFRLQPEVQRYEWVVIKHPELTRPVSVEPTTTLSSLCHSTSSDPADRLSPFLAARHFNLPSKTESLFMAGGNDCLIIGGGGGQALYIDGDLNRGRTGHCDTFNNQPLCSENFLIAAVEAWGFQDPDTQ is encoded by the exons ATGGACTCCCCAGGGTACAACTGCTTTGTGGACAAAAACAAGATGGACACCGCCATCCAGGACCTGGGGCCCAAGGAGCTGAGCTGCACCGAACTGCAGGAGCTGAAGCAGCTGGCGCGCCAGGGCTACTGGGCCCGCAGCTACGCCCTACGGGGAAAGGTGTACCAGCGCCTGATCCGGGACATCCCTTGCCGCACAGTCACCCCCGATGCCAGTGTGTACAGTGACATTGTTGGTAAGATCGTGGGCAAGCACAGCAGTGGCAGCCTGCCTTTGCCTGAGTTTGTGGACAACACGCAGGTGCCCAGCTACTGCCTGAACACGCGGGGCGAGGGCGCTGTGCGTAAGATCCTGCTGTGCATCGCCAACCAGTTCCCGGACATCTCCTTCTGTCCTGCCCTGCCTGCGGTCGTGGCCCTGCTGCTCCACTACAGCATCGACGAGGCCGAGTGCTTCGAGAAGGCCTGCCGCATCTTGGCCTGCAACGACCCCAGCAAGAAGCTGATTGACCAGAGCTTCCTGGCCTTCGAGTCTTCCTGCATGACATTCGGGGACCTGGTGAACAAGTACTGCCAGGCAGCCCACAAGCTGATGGTGGCTGTGTCCGAGGACGTCCTGCAGGTATACGCGGACTGGCAGCGCTGGCTGTTTGGGGAGCTGCCCCTCAGCTACTTTGCTCGCGTCTTTGACGTCTTCCTGGTGGAAGGTTACAAGGTGCTGTATCGCGTCGCACTGGCCATCCTCAAATTCTTCCACAAGGTGAGAGCTGGGCAGCTGCTCGAGTCAGACAACGTGAAGCAGGACATCCGCACCTTTGTCAAGGACATTGCCAAGACTGTGTCTCCTGAGAAGCTGCTGGAGAAAGCATTTGCCATCCGCCTCTTCTCTCGGAAGGAGATTCAGCTCCTGCAGATGGCCAATGAGAAAGCTCTGAAGCAGAAGGGCATCACTGTCAAGCAGAAGAG TGTTTCACTTTCTAAAAG GCAGTTTGTGCACCTGGCTGTTCACGCGGAGAACTTCCACTCGGAGATTGTTAGCGTGAAGGAGATGAGAGACATCTGGTCGTGGGTCCCTGAGCGGTTCGCCCTCTGCCAGCCCCTCCTGCTCTTCTCCTCACTGCAGCACGGGTACAGCTTGACCAG GTTCTATTTCCAGTGTGAAGGACATGAGCCCACCCTCCTGCTCATCAAGACCACGCaaaaggag GTGTGTGGAGCTTACCTGTCAACAGACTGGAGTGAGAGGAATAAGTTTGGAGGCAAACTGGGCTTCTTTGGGACCGGAGAATGCTTCGTGTTTAGG CTGCAGCCCGAGGTCCAACGCTATGAGTGGGTGGTCATCAAACACCCGGAGCTGACCAGGCCCGTGTCCGTGGAACCCACCACCACTCTTTCCTCACTCTGCCACTCCACGTCCTCAgaccctgctgaccgcctctcacCATTCCTGGCTGCTCGGCACTTCAACCTGCCCTCCAAGACTGAGTCCTTGTTCATGGCCGGGGGCAACGATTGCCTCATCATAG GTGGAGGGGGCGGCCAGGCGCTGTACATCGATGGGGACCTGAACCGGGGCCGCACCGGCCACTGCGACACGTTCAACAACCAGCCGCTGTGCTCTGAGAACTTCCTCATCGCTGCTGTGGAAGCCTGGGGCTTCCAAGACCCCGACACTCAGTGA